The Alnus glutinosa chromosome 1, dhAlnGlut1.1, whole genome shotgun sequence region CATAACACATTAGCATTTTTAAATATAACCTCGCAACtagctcttgaattgctcaagggcTACACCCATAGAAAACCCATTGAATTTttagggttccatttgacaacccatcaacaaatattattaacccatagGATTTACTTTAGGTTACATACTAAAAATCACAACTTGACTATTAACGCAAAAGCTAGGATTTTGGGATTTTACTTTAAATCCACCATAACGTAACCCAAAGCTTGGGGATTGTTTAGAATGCTCCAAGATGCACAAAACCTAAAGGAAATTGAGAGATTAGGTTTAACCCctaaaaaatcaacccaaaatatAGAGAGATATGGATTTTCAGATGTTAACTCtaatgagtgtcaaatattgtatatttgaaccccttaatttgcatttgttaaccatttagccttgttattttttgatttttttggttagttttggtattttagtatttttcagagtcattgagagaaaatgatggTTTTTACATGGAATTGGAAGGAAGCAGAATTATCTTTTACAGTCTAGTTAATTTTTACCCAGAATTTGGAAGCTTCATcgcaaatttagaaaaaaatatatatatatatatatatatatatatatatatatatatatatatatattatctagtAAAAGACCATGTGCTGCGCAAATTTGGAAAGCATATATTTTAGGAACCGAAGACACAAGTTTTCTAGGGAGAGGCCGAAACTCTAACTCTAAGGACCGGcagtatatatttttcttatttctcttaGAAGCCTGTGACCTGGCCATGCAAGAGGTATTCCACATATGAGTTTAAGTGAAAGACACGTGGTGCGGTGCAGCGAATTGACGAGCAGGATCACAGCACTGAGACGGCCAGTGTATTTTGTGTATATAGGTTTCCTGTTTAAGAAGGTGCAGGACCAAAACAAAGGTGTGAATTCAAAATTCCTTTCCTTAAGAGGACCAACAGCACTGACTTCTTTTCTTGTAGCAGAACATTGAAGTGTGGAAGCACCGAAAGTCATGCACAAGGAGAGACAACACCGATTGTTAGAGCTGTCTTGAGCTTCCACACATACACGtttctttccataacaaggaGCTCTTCACGCGTTCCTCCAAGCTGGCAGCCACAcatgttctttttcttgaaGAATGCCGAAAACACGTGATTTCCCTGCAGCACCAACACCGAACCAAGCTTCTTTCCATACCCAGCATGCACGTGATCTAGAGAGACACTCGAAGACACATGTTTCTTTCCTTAAGGAGAACCGACTCATGTATTTCCATAAGTAGCAGCTCGAGCCTTACACATTTCTTGCAGCACCAAATTCTTCCCATGCACGTTAATTCATTTCCTTCCACATCAGGATATACTTGCCAATTGGAGACACGCACCTGAAGcattgcaatatttttttatttgtctttccATATCTGACAGTAGTATACACGTTCACGATCTCTAGACCTAGCGGCACCAAATTGAAGACACAAGAGGTTTAATAAGGAAAGAGTCGAAGCATTAGACCTAGACCTGCTCTATATATATGTGCTTACTTTGCTTTTGTAAAGGGGGGGGGAAGGGGTGGTGAACTTGTAACTAAGCGGccagatttgtatttttttaccAGTTTTTCTTAGAAGTTCAGTTTTGTAAGTCTTTTTACATTATTTCTTCATTGCAGTATTTTCTTTGTCTTTCAATTTTCATGTTgtcaattcaatttattatgTTGAATTTAGCCGTGAGAGGCTAAATCTTCGACTAAGGCTGAAGATGAAACATCATCATTGATAACacgtttttattatttaatgtaTATAACTCCAATGtttaatcaaaatattgttcaagttcaattcagttaATTGATTTGTATCTTTTGATTGAATATTTGATTGTCAcaagttggatattcaatgtgtttcaaccaaagGATACATCAaataatttaattcaaaatggatatttattgtgatttgtttatcaacATATACAacggatgatttgatttcaattggatattcgttgtgatttgttattgagttggattcattgaataattcaatatgttttttttaggaACTTTGAACAATGAATAATGCTTAGTTGTTTATCGGGtttgtaaataaaatacaagaacgAGTTGCATGATTTGGTGAGATGGATTTTAAAACCTtagtgccttttttttattatcaattgttctttattaattttgattagtttattattttgcataaaaatcccaaaaatttggaattaggttaaaataggattagtttagaTAGAGATTAATATTTGCAACGtaattccctgtggatttgacctcgcacttgtacacattatattgcaaacgattcgtgcacttgcgagtaaattAACaatcacaacaagtttttggtgcCATTGCCGGGGAATTTGTTGATTTGTGAAAATtaacttttgtttgaattggttttatttttctactagtttagatagatttttgttttattcttcttacaatttttgtttatttttatttttactttattgtctaacaaaaaaaaaaaaaaaaggagtttaTGTCATTGTTTTGTAGCTTTGGTGAGATAATCTATGGAATTGTGCTCGAGCACACCAACGCAAAAGGCACCACCTGCGGCAGATCAGTAGTTGGAActtttctaaaaatttatttttggtcgattttgtgagtttttaagttttagtttttaatttttggtgtatttgtttgtgcttctgtgttaattttctttttttattttattttatattatttattttggttattttatcttgttacaacaataaaaaaatttgctagTGTGGGCTTACGAcgctatccaagaatgcaatgtctaggcaagttctggctatgAAAGTTTTGGGATTTAAGAGTGTccttgtgacccccctcactttcctgtgAACTAACTTTGTTGCACCTTGAATAATTCTGTTTACCCcacttgcattttatttttagttaaattttagtttatttagtttttgtcattttgtttatgcttggtCGGAGATCTTTAAATTTAGAGTTGTTACCCTTAGATCTCGACATAAAAAGGGTTTTTAAGAGAAAGCGTAAAGCACCTGTTGAGATAGAGTtggttgagatgggagataacgtGAATGTGGAGCAGCCTAGGGGAGAGAATTAATAGTCGAGAGTTGAAAACGTGGATTATACTAgatcacttagggatttgtttgcacccatTACAATAAACTCTGCTTCGTGTATACCACCTACCAATGCAACCCACTTCAATCTGAaacctcatgtcatccaactcttaCCCTCATTTCATGACTTAGATCATGAAAATCCTTACAGCCATGTTAAGAAATTCAAGGATATATGTGCCACATTCAAATTCCATAATTTCTCTGAGGAGTCAATTCACCTTAGACTTTTCCCTTTCTCTCTTcacgatagagccaaggcatggttggactCAAACATGCTCGGGTCTATTacaacttgagaaaatttgctaaacaagttctaTAATAAGTTTTTCCCAATGTCTAAAGTGAATGAATATAGAAAGGAGATCAGTTCTTTTACTCAGGAGGAGGATGAGAAGTTTTCAAAGAGTTGGGATAGGTTTCAGGAACTGTTGATAAgatgccctccacatggatatgaGAAGTGGAAAGTCGTTCAGTTcttctaccaaggattgacCCAATCTAGCCGTAGtatgatcgagtcaatgaatggGAGAGCATTCTTGAGTTTGACAGGGGATGAAGCTTACAAGACTTTGGATAAGTTATCCGACAACTCACTGTAGTGGGATTTTTCGAGTTGTCGGGATAAATCTGGCTGTATCCCTAAGAAAGGAGGCGTCTATAAGGTTAGGGAGGACACTGATTTGAAGAGGAAGTTAGATGCCCTCACAACAAAGCTAGATTCTCTCACAGAAGGTCAGTCCATTAACGCTACTAACCGTTCAATGGTGACAGTTGTTCCTTCTATGCTAGTCCTATGCACTTAGCACATAATTGTCCATCCTCACCGACTTTTGTCGAGTGCCCGATGGAACAAGTGAACACTTTCAATGACTACAGGAAGCAAGCTAATGGACCATTCTCTGAGTCCTACAACCCTAGGTGGCAAAACCACCCAAATTTTtcatggaagcagaaccagcccaTGGGTCAGGGAGGAACCCCTCATCATGCCCAAAGCCAATACCCCCTTGGATATCATGGTCGTTCGGCTCAAACAGCTCCAGTGCATCAAGCACCCACTCAAGTGCTAGCCTCATCTTCACAGTCAaatttggaagacactcttaaggccttcatGCAGATCACAAACCAAGCGATTGCCAAGATGGAGGTTCAGATGGGTCAAATGGCAAATCACTTGAGTgaaagagagaagggaaagctccctagtcagctcGTGCCCAATCCGAAGTTACAGTTTGGTAGGGGAAGTTCTTCAAATCCTAGACAATGGCAAGAGAATGTGCAAGCTATTGTCACACTGAGGTATGGGAGACAAGTGGACAATCAAGTGGTTCTTCCTGAAGAGAACCCTACTGTGTCTCAAGGGCAAGATAGTGGCAACAATATGGAGAGAGATGCAGAGCCATCTAAAGCCACACCCATCATTGAGGATTCCCCTAGGTCATTTGTGCCTAAGGTGCCATACCCAGACAGATTACAAGCGCCTAAGAAGGGAGGAAAGTTTGAAGACATTttggaggtgttcaaacaagttCAGATTAATATCCCgtttttggatgccatccagcaagtgccgtcttatgccaagttcttgaaggacttgattaCAGTTAAGAGGAGAACTAATGTCCCAaagaaagtttgtttgaccaaGCATGTTAGCTCAATCCTTCAGTGCAAGCCGCCCATTAAGTACAAGGACCCCGGGTGTCCTACTATCTCTAAGGTGCCATACCCAAACAGATTACAAGTGCCTAAGAAGGGAGGAAAgtttgaggacattctggaggtgttcaaacaagttCAGATTAATATCCCGTTTTTGGATGTCAttcagcaagtgccgtcttatgccaagttcttAAAGGACTTGATTACAGTTAAGAGGAGAACTAATGTCCCAaagaaagtttgtttgaccaaGCATGTTAGCTCAATCCTTCAGTGTAAGCTGCCCATTAAGTACAAGGACCCCGggtgtcctactatctcttgcatGATAGGAGTTAGCAGAACTGAGAAAGCCTTATTAGATCTTGGAGTAAGTGTAAATCTCTTACCCTATTCAGTCTACTTGCAATtgtaggagaattgaagcctacTTCCATGACACTTCAATTGGCTAACAGGTTGGTGAAGATACCACGAGGAATCATTAAGGATGTTTTGGTAAAAGTGgataagttttatttccccATGGATTTTATTGTGCTTGAAACTGTTAGTATTTGTGTTGGCTGcgttctgtttgacaaaattactattatgtaatgtttctgttttcacagggatgtcgtatatttcaaaatcttcaCAGTAATTAGAATTTATGTCTCTAATACGGAAAtagcctcattatgacaagttgcagtGTCACAACCTTCGAGAAtgctatttcaagtgttcaaggaagattctgtgcagattctaaCTCAAAGAAGTTGGATCCCATgtttctgtccggacgactcagtAAAGCGTCCAGAAGCTCATCGGTCAACAACATCCATCCAGaagacgtggcaataccgtccggacacccatcagtgtcgagaagctttgaacaacTCAAGTTTGTATCTAACTAGACGTCATGGCAAAAAGTCCGTACACTAgttagagttcaagaagatttcagcattccagcgcatccgtctggacgacatggttATACCGTCCAGATGCAAGTCAGAACTcgaggagaattaggttttccttcacaGAAATAGATATGGGAAGTTGGCtgcaaaccgtccggacgacgtggctattcCTTCCtaacgctatccttgataaggcaagtcgtgcctACAAAGTTCAACTGTTCGGACGTCAGTCTCCAAGGTCCGGACCtgcaagccttaatatggaaatagtgTGCCGCAGAAgtccaaccgtccggatgtcagtctCCATGGACCGgacgctcaagccttaataaggaaattgtgtgcagctaaagtgcaatcgtccagacactagggcaacactgtccggacgtgactctattcaagaaagaatttcaagcgaatttggaaagctggttgcacagttgtccattcgGACGCCCTCAGTTACTGTTCGGATGCCGCCTAGGAAAATTGCATCAGACGCAATTTAGGTTTctgtggcctataaatagagacctctaggcatgtattttgtaagaatttggtattgaattccgtagagcttagagagtttagtTTATAAGTTATTTTActgatctgctcactctcaagccattgccaagtgttgttgctgtgctgaaactgaagtctatcttaggggttggccctaaggtaaaggattccatcgaagaccccttcaagtaggtgacttgtttggaaagcgttcgtgttgggttacacgtcagtgttcaaggtacgaccattgcatcagaggtatgtgagtgctactgctttgtaactagctttgtcttctgaataatggatatcctgggtttggctaccccggagtggtttttctcttaattgagtttccacttcatcaacaaaatatttgtctcatttaaattctgcatttaatattttgttgcacactgttcacacacacttggtaaaatagaagtcatttttaattttcaattggtattagagccggTACACttcgtttaaaggatttaattcctgagtgtgatccttatctctttgtgacttctatttttttattgcaccttttatcatgaatttctctcagttatctgaagagaattctgatattgagctctctaaggtttttgataaattgagtaaaaattctaaaaactccaataaagagctcaaaaatgtgaagtaagaaaaagagtctttgattgttcagttatttgaatcacatgttttgattgactctttgaaatctgagaataccatgctatttgacattattatacacttgagaataaattaaaaaaatctgaagatctcttgaaaaaaattctctagtgataatttaaagagcatgttttatattcattcagatatttctaacaagcctgatttaattgttaatgatttgagtgcttctacttcacatgcttttgattctgaattagattctattgttattaagcctgtgatagtagacattgcttgtttgaatatttttgaaaattcttggtTAAATAATTGTATGAAGCCAAAATCCGAAgctacaggtacacaagctcatggtaagtttatCCCTAcctgtcataattgtggaaaggttggtcatattagaccaaattgctTTCTGTTAAAAACCCACAGATCTTgaattaagcaggatgcttcgaggaaaggtaaagttgaagaatctttctcatccaaatatgtccctccacataggagacatataaaaggtaaagacggtattatttgtaagaatgctaacctaaaAACTAGAGAGACtgtcaaaaagcattcaaacaaaagaagcctgcccacctgtcatcactgcggcatcaccagtcacatccgacccaaatgtccacagctccaagctcaaaagtcaaaggttcagaaggagctgccaacaagagttacatcaggcactctacctccgtctgcacttcaggctccacggcatcagcagcgacagctgaagtttgttcctgccaatcagagtggcaaaccaaagaagaacaaatcaaagaGTTACAAGAAAAAGTCGTAGAAGCCCAATAGCAGCTATGTCTATGAAGGATtgttgagcctaatacaaggtatgctaaggagtatggccaacatggacataacctgcaaaccatctccacaGGTCAAGCAAGTatgtgtcaagaatgatgagaccattcaccccttgagggggagtggactcacctaccAAAGGTAAAGTCTTACCATgcttaggattttggttcctaaatcctagtgcatgtcatgtatgtttgcattgtatagcttatcatatcatatcttattcatgccttgcattctgtttaagaaactatttattttatccccatatttttccTTGTTGTCTAAAGAAACATCTGCAGGTATTATTTGGGGAtaacagaaaaagcacatcaggcggttgctttttctgtcttggtatgtCCAAACCTCTCTCACTGAggtcaggtttgatcttaccacacatgctaggagtgtttttgcattcattgtcatctagcatgtttttgttgtttttctgtcttatttttttttttcaacataaaaaaaaaaaaaaaaaaaaaaaaaaaattaggggagaagatgcagaattattattattttttttttcttttgataggttttcagatattgtatgtatttttgcctaatatctaaGTTCATTGttcattaattgaatatgcttatatatgattgagaatttatgcctgatatctgctaagttttcatgtgcatcCTAATGAGTCACCCTTTTTCAGACCTATTGCCGATACTAAGTAGCAGCCAAAAATTTGTATCCATTTTTCATGATATTATGCATGGATCAGATATATCATGGCAAATTCTTCAGAAAAAATTGTGTCTTCCACAATAAAATCTGATAAGTGAGATTTCGAGTAAGTGTTTACATAGTCTTCTTCTGTCCGAAGAAATGATTCATCG contains the following coding sequences:
- the LOC133858677 gene encoding uncharacterized protein LOC133858677; amino-acid sequence: MEQVNTFNDYRKQANGPFSESYNPRWQNHPNFSWKQNQPMGQGGTPHHAQSQYPLGYHGRSAQTAPVHQAPTQVLASSSQSNLEDTLKAFMQITNQAIAKMEVQMGQMANHLSEREKGKLPSQLVPNPKLQFGRGSSSNPRQWQENVQAIVTLRYGRQVDNQVVLPEENPTVSQGQDSGNNMERDAEPSKATPIIEDSPRSFVPKVPYPDRLQAPKKGGKFEDILEVFKQVQINIPFLDAIQQCKPPIKYKDPGCPTISKVPYPNRLQVPKKGGKFEDILEVFKQVQINIPFLDVIQQVPSYAKFLKDLITVKRRTNVPKKVCLTKHVSSILQCKLPIKYKDPGCPTISCMIGVSRTEKALLDLGVGEDTTRNH